Proteins co-encoded in one Caldalkalibacillus thermarum genomic window:
- a CDS encoding enolase C-terminal domain-like protein encodes MKIGFGVEEDISFVSAIREAVGDQIKIMMDANCAYNPPAARRILNECQSLNIHFFEEPLVPEDIEGYKQLRNLSSTYIAAGENLFGKTGYRHWIANGALDILQPDLMSSGGFTECKKIAAMAQAWNTMLIPHVWGSGIGLAASLQFIASLPPTPLSLNPIEPMLEYDQSAHPFRGDLIYHSISMQDGKVPIPQKPGIGVDVNREVIERYEQPIFRK; translated from the coding sequence TTGAAAATAGGCTTTGGTGTAGAAGAGGATATTAGCTTTGTGAGTGCTATTCGTGAAGCTGTGGGTGATCAAATAAAAATTATGATGGATGCAAACTGTGCCTATAACCCCCCAGCTGCTAGGCGGATTTTAAATGAGTGTCAATCTTTAAATATTCATTTTTTTGAAGAACCTCTTGTTCCTGAAGATATCGAAGGGTATAAACAACTGAGAAATTTATCTTCTACATATATTGCAGCTGGAGAAAATCTATTCGGAAAAACGGGTTATAGGCATTGGATAGCAAATGGAGCGCTCGATATATTGCAACCAGATTTAATGTCTTCCGGTGGATTTACCGAGTGCAAGAAAATAGCTGCCATGGCTCAAGCTTGGAATACGATGTTAATACCCCATGTATGGGGTTCGGGAATTGGGCTTGCAGCTTCACTGCAATTTATAGCTTCCTTACCTCCAACTCCATTATCCTTAAATCCTATCGAGCCCATGCTAGAATATGATCAATCAGCCCATCCATTCAGAGGGGATTTAATTTATCATTCAATTTCTATGCAGGATGGAAAAGTACCAATTCCGCAAAAGCCGGGGATTGGCGTAGACGTCAATAGGGAAGTCATTGAAAGATATGAACAGCCCATTTTTAGGAAGTAA